In Toxoplasma gondii ME49 chromosome X, whole genome shotgun sequence, a single genomic region encodes these proteins:
- the RPS18 gene encoding ribosomal protein RPS18 (encoded by transcript TGME49_225080), whose amino-acid sequence MSIQVSNNQDFQHILRILNTNVDGREKVVVALTAIRGIGRRVSNLICKKADIDTNKRAGELTADEISKVVAIASTPQQFKIPTWFLNRQKDVKDGKHKHVVANGLDTVWREDLERLKKMRLHRGLRHYWGLKVRGQHTKTTGRHGRTVGVAKKKGC is encoded by the exons ATGTCGATCCAAGTCTCCAACAACCAAGACTTCCAGCACATTCTCCGTATCCTCAACACTAACGTTGACGGACGCGAGAAGGTTGTCGTTGCGCTCACCGCCATCCGCGGTATCGGGCGTCGCGTGTCGAACCTTATCTGCAAGAAGGCAGACATCGACACCAACAAGAGAGCGGGCGAGCTCACGGCCGACGAAATCAGCAAA GTCGTTGCTATCGCCTCGACTCCGCAGCAATTCAAGATCCCGACGTGGTTCCTCAACAGACAGAAGGACGTTAAAGACGGCAAGCACAAGCATGTAGTTGCGAACGGTTTGGACACAGTGTGGAGAGAGGATCTGGAGCGCCTGAAGAAGATGAGGCTCCACAGAGGTCTGCGTCACTACTGGGGACTCAAGGTCCGCGGTCAGCACACCAAGACGACTGGCCGCCATGGCCGCACCGTTGGtgtcgcgaagaagaagggtTGCTAG
- a CDS encoding hypothetical protein (encoded by transcript TGME49_225070), translated as MELSESSTCLSTKNEDLQYAIKRILKQHQRECEDAAEFGKAREAQAALNELQYRCEFESLCRLFCHQYQQLSNADEAYRNQLQALETQWKTVQLPALVDRIRKWKSQLQARQSAELQSFSWQEAGEDSKSKPKFKKEAFDLQKKMQYLGHQGRYDEAEELQRRLEAQQRLDAQEHEASRQARRERQAARLTETHEAERAAFESKVERLTEYYNRQNAAMVDTLRRKHQGLRKSITHVQGLELQKALHALKCLKPDEGVCLVCSAVSTHMRQLGKTRCETDEAPESHQTLPLLPQELSLAVSSNRRESLGARRSQASPRPSASSLTGRAERPHKQQSTCSLSVLDRMAPLSLTNYCRSARETSQTTPKTRRSFMTGKSFQILMARRTAREHEKKTPPVGGRKGTVSVSARGKSEVEVGRRRKKISAAGDALHREILNCWKEAAEKVIKDRNSVSPLR; from the exons ATGGAGTTGTCGGAGAGTTCGACTTGTCTGTCGACAAAGAACGAGGATCTCCAATACGCCATCAAGCGCATCTTGAAGCAGCACCAGAGAGAATGCGAAGACGCAGCTGAGTTTGGGAAAGCACGCGAGGCGCAGGCGGCTCTCAACGAGTTGCAGTACCGATGTGAATTTGAGAGTCTTTGTCGCCTTTTTTGCCATCAGTACCAGCAGCTCTCTAATGCCGACGAAGCGTACAGAAACCAGCTTCAGGCACTCGAGACACAGTGGAAAACGGTACAACTTCCAGCGCTCGTTGACAGAATTCGAAAGTGGAAGTCGCAGCTGCAGGCCAGACAAAGCGCAGAACTCCAGAGCTTCTCGTGGCAAGAAGCCGGCGAAGACAGCAAGTCAAAACCGAAGTTCAAGAAGGAGGCGTTCGACCTGCAAAAGAAAATGCAGTACCTCG GCCACCAAGGACGCTACGATGAAGCCGAggaactgcagagacgcctcgAAGCTCAGCAGCGCTTGGATGCTCAGGAACATGAAGCATCACGACAAGCCCGTCGAGAGCGACAAGCGGCAAGGCTGACAGAAACACACGAAGCGGAGCGCGCTGCTTTTGAAAGCAAAGTCGAACGTTTAACAGAGTACTACAACCGGCAAAACGCCGCGATGGTCGACACTCTCCGGAGGAAACACCAGGGACTCCGAAAAAGTATCACACACGTTCAAG GTCTGGAGCTGCAGAAGgccttgcatgcactgaagTGTCTGAAGCCCGACGAAGGCGTTTGCCTCGTGTGCTCCGCGGTCTCCACGCACATGCGGCAACTTGGAAAAACTCGCTGTGAGACCGATGAGGCTCCAGAAAGCCACCAGACACTGCCTCTGTTACCACAGGAACTGTCTCTAGCTGTTTCCTCGAACAGAAGGGAGTCGCTCGGAGCCCGACGCTCTCAGGCATCGCCGCGGCCGTCGGCCTCGTCTCTTACTGGGAGAGCCGAGAGACCTCACAAGCAGCAGAGCACCTGTTCACTTTCTGTCCTGGACAGAATGGCGCCTCTGTCGCTCACAAACTACTGCAGAAGTGCGCGCGAAACGAGTCAGACAACTCCGAAAACTCGTCGCTCCTTTATGACCGGCAAGTCGTTCCAGATCTTGATGGCGCGGCGCACAGCGCGAGaacacgagaagaaaacgccaCCTGTGggcgggagaaaggggaCTGTTTCGGTGTCTGCTCGAGGGAAGAGCGAGGTGGAGGTTGGGCGTCGCAGGAAAAAAATCTCGGCTGCGGGAGACGCGCTCCACAGAGAAATCCTAAACTGCTggaaagaagcggcagaaaaAGTCATAAAAGACCGAAATTCCGTCTCTCCCCTACGATGA